One window of Mesorhizobium sp. PAMC28654 genomic DNA carries:
- a CDS encoding helix-turn-helix domain-containing protein: MITASQLRAARALLNIDQKTLAEMAGVSLPTIQRMEASQGNVRGVVDSLMKVINALNRAGVELLSEHVRSDDGGRGVRFRHPDTLLGKPN, translated from the coding sequence ATGATCACCGCTTCCCAGCTTCGTGCCGCCCGCGCCCTTCTCAACATCGATCAGAAAACCCTGGCGGAAATGGCGGGCGTCTCCCTGCCAACGATCCAACGAATGGAGGCCAGCCAAGGCAATGTGCGAGGCGTTGTCGACAGTTTGATGAAAGTGATCAACGCGCTGAACCGCGCGGGTGTTGAACTTCTCAGCGAACATGTGCGCAGCGACGATGGTGGTCGTGGCGTGAGGTTCCGGCATCCGGACACGCTATTGGGCAAGCCGAACTAG
- a CDS encoding (2Fe-2S)-binding protein yields MNTAGRIVRLAERDRAQVQFFLDGEMRHALAGDTVLTAMLASGHTLRGSEFGSERRAGFCLMGACQDCWIWQDEGQRLRACTTLIVEGMRLRTTPPESWP; encoded by the coding sequence ATGAACACCGCCGGTCGCATCGTCCGACTGGCCGAGCGCGATCGGGCACAAGTGCAGTTCTTTCTCGACGGTGAGATGCGTCACGCGCTGGCGGGCGACACCGTGTTGACGGCGATGCTGGCCTCCGGACACACGTTGCGGGGGTCCGAGTTCGGATCCGAGCGGCGCGCCGGCTTCTGCCTGATGGGTGCCTGCCAGGATTGCTGGATATGGCAGGATGAGGGGCAGCGTCTGCGCGCGTGCACAACCCTTATCGTTGAGGGTATGCGGCTGCGCACGACGCCACCGGAGAGCTGGCCGTGA
- a CDS encoding AMP-binding enzyme — translation MGTTGSPDASGRDQRFRAQVGTAEIESAFVANPRMAEAAAVRISHSMKGQGIYAFATLKLDEQENIDMRRKLAATVHA, via the coding sequence ATGGGTACCACTGGATCGCCGGACGCCTCGGGGCGCGATCAACGTTTCAGGGCACAGGTTGGGACCGCCGAAATCGAGAGCGCGTTCGTCGCCAATCCACGCATGGCGGAAGCCGCCGCGGTCCGCATTTCCCACAGCATGAAAGGGCAGGGCATCTACGCGTTCGCGACGCTGAAGCTCGACGAGCAAGAAAACATCGACATGAGACGCAAACTTGCGGCAACGGTGCATGCGTAG
- a CDS encoding IS3 family transposase (programmed frameshift) — protein sequence MTKQRQFTDAFKAEAVGLVRTSGRTKRQIAEDLGVGFSTLTRWMGRQLDREMGDPGRPPDADVAAELKRLRRENEILRQERDILKRATGFFRQGGKSVRFALIDQAKKDFPVDRLCATLGVSPSGYFAWGRRPACRRQRDDMIMLAHVRSSFALSNGTYGSPRMTRELQDNGFAIGRRRTARLMRENGLQARQKRRFKRTTDSEHAFPVAPNVIDQDFAATGPNQKWGADISYIWTREGWLYLAVVIDLFARKVVGWAAGNRLHRSLALAALNKAFVMRQPEPGLIHHSDRGSQYCSIDYQAELRAAGVIISMSGKGNCFDNAMVETFFKTLKTELIWRTSFLTRADAQAAIARYIDGFYNPIRRHSALDYISPMQFERNAAE from the exons ATGACGAAACAGAGACAGTTTACGGATGCGTTCAAGGCGGAGGCGGTTGGCCTTGTGCGAACGAGCGGTCGGACGAAGCGGCAGATCGCGGAGGATCTTGGTGTTGGTTTCTCGACGCTGACGCGATGGATGGGTCGGCAGCTGGATCGTGAGATGGGCGATCCTGGGCGTCCGCCTGATGCTGATGTCGCCGCTGAATTGAAACGGCTGCGGCGGGAGAATGAAATCCTTCGGCAGGAGCGGGATATCTTGAAACGGGCGACGG GCTTTTTTCGTCAAGGAGGGAAGTCGGTGAGGTTCGCGCTCATCGACCAGGCGAAGAAGGATTTCCCTGTGGACCGTTTGTGCGCGACGCTGGGTGTCAGCCCGAGCGGCTACTTTGCCTGGGGGCGCCGGCCGGCGTGCCGCCGGCAGCGCGACGACATGATAATGCTGGCGCATGTGCGATCGTCGTTCGCGCTGTCGAACGGAACCTATGGTAGCCCGCGCATGACGCGGGAACTGCAAGACAATGGCTTTGCCATTGGCCGGCGACGAACGGCGCGTCTGATGCGGGAGAATGGCCTCCAGGCAAGACAGAAGCGGCGGTTCAAGCGCACGACGGACAGCGAACACGCCTTTCCGGTTGCCCCCAATGTCATCGACCAGGATTTTGCCGCCACTGGTCCCAACCAGAAATGGGGTGCCGACATCTCCTACATCTGGACGCGGGAGGGCTGGTTGTACCTTGCTGTCGTCATCGATCTGTTTGCCCGCAAGGTCGTTGGCTGGGCTGCTGGCAACCGGCTACACCGCAGCCTGGCTCTGGCAGCGCTCAACAAGGCGTTCGTCATGCGGCAGCCGGAACCCGGCCTCATTCACCACTCCGACCGCGGCAGCCAATATTGTTCTATCGACTACCAAGCCGAATTGCGTGCCGCCGGCGTCATCATCTCAATGTCAGGCAAGGGCAATTGCTTTGATAACGCCATGGTCGAAACATTCTTCAAGACGCTGAAAACTGAACTGATCTGGCGCACCTCTTTCCTTACCCGCGCCGATGCCCAAGCCGCCATTGCCCGATATATCGACGGCTTCTACAATCCCATCCGGCGGCATTCCGCGCTCGACTACATCAGCCCGATGCAGTTCGAGCGAAACGCCGCCGAATGA
- a CDS encoding NAD(P)/FAD-dependent oxidoreductase, whose protein sequence is MDVIVLGGGLMGTASAYFLARRGARVTLIERNRMGAGATVASFGNIRRTGRHLSQLPLAHRSLRLWGEAEKMLDRDVEFRATGHIRLIFDEDSLADMRAYAKAALPLGLELEELSPREIRARFPGLGPDAIAASFSPHDGSGNPRLIAPAFAEAARGLGAEILEATEVETIRHTGSSFLVASSKGAFAAECLLNTAGAWGARIAAQFGEAVPLDARGPQMGVTEPLPHRILPVVGIWTRNKDHGAYLRQVERGNIVFGGAAERVAVDLEPGQATADPMRLPTQLRAVARLLPAIAQATVIRTWSGCEGYVRDMLPVMGRSATTPGLFHAFGFSGHGFQLGPGVGDAMAELITTGQCETPLDDFRINRFSRAA, encoded by the coding sequence ATGGATGTGATCGTGCTGGGCGGCGGACTGATGGGAACGGCTTCGGCCTATTTCCTGGCCCGGCGCGGCGCGCGCGTGACGTTGATCGAGCGCAACCGGATGGGCGCTGGAGCAACGGTAGCCTCCTTCGGCAACATCCGCCGCACGGGGCGTCATTTGTCCCAACTTCCGCTCGCCCATCGCTCGCTCAGGCTGTGGGGCGAGGCCGAAAAAATGCTTGACCGCGACGTGGAATTCCGCGCTACCGGCCATATCCGGCTGATCTTCGATGAAGATAGCCTCGCCGACATGCGGGCCTACGCCAAAGCGGCGCTGCCCTTGGGACTTGAGCTGGAGGAGCTCAGCCCGCGCGAGATTCGCGCCCGTTTTCCCGGTCTCGGTCCTGATGCTATTGCGGCGTCGTTCTCGCCGCACGATGGCAGCGGCAATCCGCGGCTGATCGCACCGGCCTTTGCCGAGGCTGCACGCGGGCTGGGCGCCGAAATCCTCGAGGCGACTGAGGTCGAGACGATCCGGCACACGGGCTCCAGCTTCCTTGTCGCCAGTTCAAAAGGTGCATTCGCCGCCGAGTGTCTGCTCAACACCGCCGGCGCCTGGGGCGCGCGCATCGCCGCGCAGTTCGGCGAAGCGGTACCGCTCGACGCCCGCGGCCCGCAGATGGGCGTGACCGAGCCGCTGCCGCATCGGATCCTGCCGGTGGTCGGCATCTGGACGCGCAACAAGGACCATGGCGCCTATCTGCGTCAGGTCGAACGAGGCAACATCGTCTTCGGCGGAGCGGCAGAAAGAGTAGCGGTGGACCTCGAACCAGGCCAGGCGACCGCCGACCCCATGCGCCTGCCCACGCAGCTGCGCGCCGTCGCGCGACTGCTGCCGGCGATCGCGCAGGCTACGGTCATCCGCACCTGGTCCGGTTGCGAGGGCTATGTCAGGGACATGCTGCCGGTCATGGGGCGCTCGGCGACGACGCCAGGCCTGTTCCACGCCTTCGGCTTCAGTGGACACGGCTTCCAACTCGGTCCGGGCGTCGGCGACGCCATGGCCGAACTCATCACGACCGGCCAATGCGAAACGCCACTCGATGATTTCAGGATCAACCGCTTCAGCCGCGCTGCCTGA
- a CDS encoding hydantoinase B/oxoprolinase family protein, with amino-acid sequence MFDRTNLQVLANHARAAAENMAHTLHRTAHSAFVKETQDFTVMLMDRSGATFAVPMELGATWYPGLSYRRAIAMVDNYRPGDIAFTNDPYSGYVATHAPDTHLWKPVFVDGEIVAWTGGHIHNTDMGGAVPASLSRALTEIHQEGIRFPPMKLVNEGIFDEMILRIMSTNVRKPDLNIGDIKALVGALNTGERKIQAMVRKFGKAGFVEGVAALLDHAEAQARDVLRSMPDGTWEFSDYADEDSVEANPCRLKLTLTIKGDEAVLDFTGSDPQLGSSLNVPSGGDPRHTMLLIGVYYVLYTLNPKILLNTGLTRPFTCITPRGSVLNPVHPAAVGMRSLTCSRLRSVIFGAFSQAVPERLPAAPAGNNCIINVMTTDERTSRSVIAAVNPVVGGGGAMPHRDGTNGSGADAAYLKNTPIEITETETPVEFVKYGLARDSGGAGRWRGGLATEMAFRVFAPDSRITARNRDRSFFRPWGVLGGKAAGLSDMVVNPGTGYERRLGNIDTAVLQPGDVLEIRSAGGGGRGDPHEREPWRVAQDVRRGYISPAAAERDYGVVIRGGEIDGEATEQLRAGHKPSAGHFHFGPERDGYEAQWTPTAYNRLHVVLDALPIHWRFFAKTEIFRRMKGRAGPEGVEAAFDAVCERFPELPRPHPIQEAAE; translated from the coding sequence ATGTTTGACCGCACAAACCTTCAGGTTCTTGCAAACCATGCCCGCGCCGCCGCCGAGAACATGGCCCATACGCTGCACCGCACCGCACACTCCGCCTTCGTCAAGGAGACGCAGGATTTTACGGTGATGCTGATGGACCGTTCCGGCGCGACCTTCGCCGTCCCGATGGAACTCGGCGCAACCTGGTATCCCGGGCTTTCGTATCGCCGCGCGATTGCGATGGTCGATAACTACCGGCCGGGGGATATTGCGTTCACCAACGATCCCTATTCAGGCTATGTCGCCACCCACGCGCCGGATACGCATCTGTGGAAGCCGGTCTTCGTCGATGGCGAGATCGTCGCCTGGACCGGAGGGCACATCCACAACACCGACATGGGCGGCGCGGTACCGGCTTCACTGAGCCGGGCGCTGACCGAAATCCATCAGGAAGGCATCCGCTTTCCTCCGATGAAGCTCGTCAATGAGGGCATCTTCGACGAGATGATCCTGCGGATCATGAGCACCAATGTGCGCAAGCCCGATCTCAACATCGGCGACATCAAGGCGCTGGTCGGCGCGCTCAACACCGGCGAGCGCAAGATCCAGGCGATGGTGCGGAAGTTCGGCAAGGCCGGCTTCGTCGAAGGCGTTGCCGCACTTCTCGACCACGCCGAGGCGCAGGCGCGCGACGTGCTGCGTTCCATGCCCGACGGCACATGGGAATTCTCCGACTATGCCGATGAGGATTCGGTCGAGGCCAATCCGTGCCGGCTGAAGCTGACGCTGACGATCAAAGGCGACGAGGCGGTGCTCGACTTCACCGGCTCCGATCCGCAGCTCGGCTCTTCGCTGAACGTGCCCTCGGGCGGCGACCCGCGCCACACCATGCTGCTCATCGGCGTCTACTATGTGCTTTACACGCTCAACCCGAAGATCCTGCTTAACACGGGCCTTACCCGGCCATTCACCTGCATCACGCCCCGAGGTTCGGTTCTGAACCCGGTCCATCCCGCCGCAGTGGGCATGCGCTCGCTCACCTGCTCCCGGCTGAGGTCGGTGATCTTCGGCGCCTTTTCGCAGGCAGTGCCGGAGCGCCTGCCTGCGGCTCCGGCCGGCAACAATTGCATTATCAACGTCATGACTACGGACGAGCGCACCAGCCGGAGCGTCATCGCGGCGGTGAACCCCGTGGTGGGCGGCGGCGGCGCCATGCCGCATCGCGATGGCACCAACGGATCTGGCGCCGACGCTGCCTACCTCAAGAACACGCCGATCGAGATCACCGAGACCGAGACCCCGGTCGAGTTCGTGAAATACGGGCTCGCCAGGGATAGCGGCGGCGCGGGTCGCTGGCGCGGCGGGTTGGCGACAGAGATGGCCTTCCGCGTCTTCGCCCCGGACTCCCGGATCACGGCGCGCAACCGCGACCGCAGCTTCTTCCGGCCCTGGGGAGTGCTCGGCGGCAAGGCGGCCGGCCTGTCCGACATGGTCGTCAATCCGGGAACCGGGTACGAGCGGCGGTTGGGCAACATCGACACGGCGGTCCTGCAGCCCGGCGACGTGCTGGAAATCCGCTCCGCTGGCGGCGGCGGGCGCGGCGATCCGCACGAACGCGAGCCCTGGCGGGTCGCGCAGGATGTGCGGCGCGGCTACATCTCGCCGGCAGCGGCTGAGCGCGACTATGGCGTCGTCATTCGCGGCGGCGAGATCGACGGGGAGGCAACGGAGCAATTGCGCGCGGGGCATAAGCCATCAGCCGGCCATTTCCATTTCGGGCCGGAGCGCGACGGCTACGAAGCGCAGTGGACGCCGACGGCCTACAACCGGCTCCACGTCGTGCTGGACGCTTTGCCGATCCACTGGCGCTTCTTCGCCAAGACCGAGATATTCCGCCGCATGAAAGGGCGCGCGGGGCCGGAGGGCGTCGAGGCGGCCTTCGATGCTGTCTGCGAACGCTTCCCCGAACTGCCTCGTCCTCACCCGATACAAGAGGCAGCCGAATGA
- a CDS encoding NAD(P)/FAD-dependent oxidoreductase: MSETTSPRIVIVGAGPAGIGAAATLVEAGLHPVVIDEAHRAGGQIYRRPPAGFVRTPEQLYGSEAAKARALHTLFDRLAEDGLLTHCAGSSVIAVHAGRLHVLGEGGVQVIGYDSLILATGASDRIAPVPGWQNAGVFSLGAAQIALKAQGVALGRRIVLIGSGPLLTLVGTQLVEAGADVAAVLDTSSWYQQMRGFSGLAARPVVALRGLALRARLGRRYHAGVTPERIEVDEQGVAALRWRDAGGRQRLTPCDMVGMGWHLRAETHLADLAGCAFIYDMQWQQWLPKTDEMGRAGNGVYLAGDGVRILGADGAEIAGRLAAAACLADLGYQPPSAGADLRKLARLERFACGLARAFPFPAAMVRTLPGDAIVCRCENVTAAAVREGADFGGSEANRVKSLSRAGMGRCQGRFCQLAAVELVAAQAGCAPDVVGRFRGQAPVRPAPVGAFLRED, from the coding sequence GTGAGCGAGACGACATCGCCACGGATCGTGATCGTGGGCGCCGGTCCCGCCGGCATCGGGGCGGCGGCAACGCTGGTCGAGGCCGGGCTGCACCCCGTGGTGATCGACGAAGCGCATCGCGCGGGCGGGCAGATCTATCGCCGTCCGCCTGCCGGGTTCGTCCGCACGCCTGAGCAGCTCTACGGGTCGGAGGCGGCGAAGGCGCGCGCGCTGCATACGCTGTTCGACCGGCTGGCCGAAGACGGGCTGCTCACCCATTGCGCGGGCAGCTCGGTCATCGCCGTGCATGCGGGGCGGCTGCACGTGCTGGGGGAGGGTGGCGTGCAGGTGATCGGCTATGACAGCCTGATCCTCGCCACCGGCGCGTCCGACCGCATCGCGCCGGTCCCCGGCTGGCAGAATGCCGGCGTTTTCAGCCTTGGCGCGGCACAGATCGCGCTGAAGGCACAAGGTGTGGCGCTGGGGCGGCGGATCGTCCTGATCGGATCGGGGCCTTTGCTGACGCTGGTCGGCACGCAGTTGGTCGAGGCTGGAGCTGATGTGGCGGCGGTGCTCGATACTTCCTCGTGGTACCAGCAAATGCGGGGATTCTCGGGACTTGCCGCCCGGCCGGTCGTCGCACTGCGCGGCCTGGCCCTGCGGGCGCGGCTCGGCCGCCGCTATCATGCGGGCGTGACGCCGGAGCGGATCGAGGTCGACGAGCAGGGTGTCGCAGCCCTGCGCTGGCGCGATGCCGGCGGCCGGCAGCGCCTCACGCCGTGCGACATGGTCGGCATGGGCTGGCACCTGCGGGCCGAGACACATCTCGCCGATCTGGCGGGATGCGCCTTCATCTATGACATGCAATGGCAGCAATGGCTGCCGAAGACCGACGAAATGGGCCGGGCCGGCAACGGCGTCTACCTTGCGGGCGATGGGGTCCGTATTCTCGGCGCCGATGGCGCGGAGATCGCGGGACGCCTTGCCGCGGCGGCGTGTCTTGCCGATCTCGGCTATCAGCCGCCGTCCGCCGGCGCCGATCTGCGCAAGCTCGCTCGGCTCGAACGCTTTGCCTGCGGTCTGGCTCGCGCCTTTCCCTTCCCGGCGGCGATGGTGCGGACACTTCCCGGTGATGCGATCGTCTGCCGCTGCGAAAACGTCACGGCTGCAGCGGTGCGCGAGGGAGCGGATTTCGGCGGCAGCGAGGCCAACAGGGTGAAGTCGCTGTCGCGCGCCGGCATGGGGCGCTGCCAGGGGCGCTTTTGCCAGTTGGCTGCCGTTGAACTCGTCGCGGCGCAAGCCGGCTGCGCGCCTGATGTCGTCGGCCGGTTTCGCGGACAAGCCCCTGTCCGGCCGGCGCCTGTCGGCGCCTTTCTCCGAGAGGACTGA
- a CDS encoding LysR family transcriptional regulator has product MRARQLEVFIAVMRAGTVTAAARTLNISQPALSQILLHAEDELGFTLFERVKGRLRPTPEALEIFPDAERLSAGLEGLRRKTTDLRLGRAGLVRVAASPPPAMAILPRAFTKFRAQHPNIMLRAHSAPIAAIVDMLRAGDASLGVAMDNRLPPDIEAEVIGSVGFACLLPTGHALARKTELTLADLVGEELISYRGNTRPADELAHAARAQGVTLSPSLEIDVSISAVGFVQAGLGIALVDALLPWYKFAGLAVRPLTAGPEFPIALLTSRTRSLSLADEMMRDEIRAACAAALGDHRAKA; this is encoded by the coding sequence ATGCGGGCCCGGCAGCTCGAAGTGTTCATCGCCGTCATGCGCGCGGGCACCGTGACCGCCGCGGCGCGGACGCTGAACATCTCCCAGCCTGCTTTGAGCCAGATCCTGCTCCACGCCGAGGACGAACTTGGCTTCACTTTGTTCGAGCGGGTGAAAGGCCGGTTGCGACCGACCCCGGAGGCGCTCGAGATATTCCCTGATGCCGAGAGGTTGTCGGCCGGGCTTGAAGGCTTGCGCCGCAAGACCACCGATCTACGCCTGGGTCGGGCAGGGCTGGTGCGGGTGGCCGCCTCACCGCCGCCGGCCATGGCTATCTTGCCGCGTGCGTTCACCAAATTCCGGGCCCAGCATCCCAACATAATGTTGCGTGCTCATAGCGCGCCGATCGCCGCCATCGTCGACATGCTGCGAGCAGGCGATGCCAGCCTCGGCGTGGCCATGGACAACCGGCTGCCTCCGGATATCGAGGCGGAGGTGATCGGCAGCGTCGGCTTCGCATGCCTGCTGCCCACCGGGCATGCGTTGGCTAGGAAAACCGAGCTGACGCTCGCCGATCTCGTCGGCGAGGAGTTGATATCCTATCGCGGCAACACCCGTCCCGCCGACGAACTGGCCCACGCTGCCCGCGCGCAAGGTGTGACGCTTTCCCCGTCGCTCGAGATCGACGTATCCATCTCCGCGGTCGGTTTTGTCCAGGCCGGTTTGGGCATCGCCTTGGTCGACGCGCTGCTGCCGTGGTATAAGTTTGCCGGACTTGCGGTCAGGCCGCTGACGGCAGGACCGGAATTTCCGATCGCACTTCTCACCTCGCGGACGCGGTCGCTTTCACTGGCCGATGAGATGATGCGCGATGAGATCCGCGCGGCCTGTGCCGCCGCCCTCGGCGACCATCGCGCCAAGGCATAA